The Candidatus Tumulicola sp. region TAACGTGAGTATGGTCGCGGAACTGCCGTACGCGATAGCACATTGGCCCGCCGGCAATGGCTACGGTGGAGGCCAAGCCCTAACCAAAAAGATTGACGGAAACTGGACCATCGTCAAGATGACCAACGCGTCGTTCGATGCATCGAAACTAGAAAAGCTCGGCGTTCCGGTCGCCAAAGCGAAAGCATTGGCAGCCGATCTGAAAGTAGCCGGACAATGAACGTGCGCATCGTTACCTTCGGTCTTGTGCTGGCGCTCGCTCCGCTGAGTGCGCTGGCGCAGACGAAGGCGATTCCGCCGCAAGCGATCGTCAAACTCGCAAATGTGGTCGTTAACGTCGGCAACACGAACGACGGTTCATCGCTATCCGGGATTTTTACGTCCGATGCGGTTGTCGTGGATGAAAATGCGCCGTTCGTCTGGCGCGGCGCGAACGCCGGCACGGAGTGGTGGAACGGTCTCACCGTGCTCATGAAACGCGCCCACATGGGTCATCTCCACGTTGGAGCGGTGCGGGTCGGCGAATACCGGCAATCACCGACCGACGCCTATCTCGTCGATTCGATGGTCATAACCGGCACCCAAGCCGGCAAGCCATTTGCCGAATCGGGAACGATGACGTTCACCTTTCATAAAACCGGTGGACGGTGGCTGATCTCGACTGAAGTTTGGTCAACAAAACCGTAGCGACGGTCCTACTCGGAGCGCTCTTTATTGCCGCGGGCGCAAACCACTTCGTGCACCCGGCACTCTATCAACATATCGTTCCACCATCATTTCCATCTCCGGCGCTGCTGGTCGTCATCAGCGGCGTTGCGGAGATTGCGGGTGGTATCGGCGTTCTCATCGCGCGGACGCGCAAGGCTGCGGGAATCGGGCTCGTTTTGCTGCTCCTTGCCGTTTTTCCGGCGAACGTGTACATGGCGCAGCACCCGGAGCTCTATCGTGACATGGCTTCTGCGACGGCACTGTACATCCGGTTACCGTTGCAAGCCGTTCTCATCGCGTGGGTGTGGTGGGCGTGCTTCGGCCGCGTTTAGGAACGCGCTTCTTTTCGTAGAGTTCGGCGGTCGCTCGAGCTGTGCTCGCAATCCGTTCGCGCAGCTCTGCGGGAGCGAGCACCTCGACCGAATCGCCCAACGCCAACAGGTCGCGAGCCGCTCGTTCGATCGACTCGATGGGCACGGTCACGATTGAAGAATCGCCCTTTGACGGCTGGGCCGGACCCGGTCCGATGCGATGCAAAAGTGGCAACGCACCCGGCGTACAACGCACGGTTGCCTCGCCGCGGACGAGGCTTCGTTCGAAGCGCTGCGTCGACGACTCCCAATACGCTCGCAAATTAAAATCGTTGCTCGTCACGAACGTTGCGTCCAACGGCTGTACCGATGCGATTTCGCCGACCCGATATGTCCGCAGTTTGCCGTCACATCGAGCGACGAGGTACCAGGTCGCGTTTTTGAGCACGAGTCCGTGTGGCTCGACGTCGCGCTTCGCGCGTTTCCGCCAACTCTGGTACTCGATTCGCAACTTGCGCAAGTCCCAAACGGCGCGCGCGAGCGCCGGAAGATGGGCCGGCATTTCGGCGGGTGCGTACCATCGCGCGAGATCGACGTGCAAGCGTTCGTGCGTGCGCCGCGCGCTTTCCGCGGTAGCACGGGGCAACGAAGCCAGTAACTTTCGTTGAGCGCCGGCCGCGGCCGATCCGATTCCGAGC contains the following coding sequences:
- a CDS encoding DoxX family membrane protein: MVNKTVATVLLGALFIAAGANHFVHPALYQHIVPPSFPSPALLVVISGVAEIAGGIGVLIARTRKAAGIGLVLLLLAVFPANVYMAQHPELYRDMASATALYIRLPLQAVLIAWVWWACFGRV
- a CDS encoding WYL domain-containing protein, which codes for MSAGRQISLLLLLQIRGRASAPELADELGVSVRTVYRDVERLHDAGVPIYAEAGNGGGIRIVDGYRMRLTGLDLPESEALGLAGWTTIAEALGIGSAAAGAQRKLLASLPRATAESARRTHERLHVDLARWYAPAEMPAHLPALARAVWDLRKLRIEYQSWRKRAKRDVEPHGLVLKNATWYLVARCDGKLRTYRVGEIASVQPLDATFVTSNDFNLRAYWESSTQRFERSLVRGEATVRCTPGALPLLHRIGPGPAQPSKGDSSIVTVPIESIERAARDLLALGDSVEVLAPAELRERIASTARATAELYEKKRVPKRGRSTPTTPTR